From Dechloromonas sp. A34:
AACGTGGCGGAAGCACGCTTCTGCCAAAAATGCGGTAATTCCCTTTCACCCAGTACATGTTCTGGTTGCGCGACGGAACTGCCGACGGGAGCCAGATTTTGCGCCCAGTGCGGTAAACCGCAACAATAACGCTGGCTTTTATTTGGCGAATAGAAGGGTCAAAAATGATCAAATGCGACGTCGTAAAAACCATTGACATGTCGTTCGAAGACACAAGTTCAACTGAGGGTTGGGTATGAGAAGGTGGCTCTGGATCGCTGGGCTGAGTTTGGTAATTTTACTTGCGCTCCTCGTCTGGGGGGGAGTCGCCGGCATTGGATTCGTCACTGACAGGCTTCCCCTGTGGCTGACTGATGGAAAGCAAATCGCCGCACAGTCCATGAAAAAGACCGAGGAAGTGTTGCCCGGGCTCAAGGAGCGAATTGCGGAATCGACCCCCGAACTTGCGCGCAGGATTGAAGAGTGGGTGTCAGATGCAGCCTTGCCCAAGAAGGACGTGGGTGGTGAGGATATCGAGGGTATCCCGCGTTTTCCCGGCATGGTGCGAGTCGCCTTCGGTGTCCAAGAGCAGAAAAAAAGTGTGGCCTATAAGGGCGAGAGCGGTTTCGCCGAAGTCATCGTATTTTACGCCCGCGAGATGGCGAAGCAGGGATTCAGCAAAGAAGTAACCTCCGCCTCCACTGCTGAAGAGACTCACGTCTACACCAAGGGGAGCCGTCGCTTCGCGCTTAAATTCGTGAAAACGGTGCGACTAGCCACAGAAACCACGGACGTGGAGGTCAGGGAATTGTGAACCGCTGATATGACTGCGACTGCTGGTGTTGCTTGTGGGGAAAAAGCATGGCGTTTCTTGGTCGATTCCAATATGACTACTTGTCTAAACGCAACGATTCGAAGCAGGCGTAGATGCTGATGGGGTACGCGGATTTCCTGGCTTCGCCGGCAAACGCGTAGTGGTTGCCGGAAGGACTGTGACGATTTTTTCGGCGCATCAGTCGCTTTCCGATTTGGGCAAAGCGTGCCACTGCACTCGCCCTTGTGGCTGATTGAAAGAAATGAGGAGATAAACGAAGAGATGGATATCGAAACTGAACTTCTTTATACCTCCCGAATGATTCTTGCTGCAGTGATCGGCGGCTTGATTGGTTTGGAAAGAGAGCGTCATGCCAGCGATGCGGGCATTCGAACATTCATGGCAATTTCTATGGGCTCGTGTGCATTCAGCCTGATCTCAGTCCATGTCGGCGGTGATCCAACCCGTATTGCGGCACAAATCGTCACCGGCATAGGCTTTATCGGAGCAGGCGTCATTTTTCAGGATAAGGGGGGCGTGGCAGGACTAACGACAGCAGCAACGCTCTGGGCGACCGCGGCAGTCGGTATGGCCAGCGCTTTCGGCATGTATGTGCTGGCGATTGTCACAGGAGGACTGATTCTTGCCACCCTCGCGCTTCACCACCTACCCGGCTGGAAGCGGCTTAGGGAAAAAAATGGTAAACAAGACCACCCCGAGTAAACACATGCAGTCAAGTGGCATGCGCATTTTTGTCATCGCTCAAGGAGTAAATCATGGGATTCCTTAAGTGGATGTTGGGCAATTTGATGGGTGGCCATCACGGCAGCCCCAAACATGGCGTGGTGGCTGCGACGGTACTCCTTGCCCCAAATGCGGCGGCGCCAATGCGGTCGAAGCACACTTCTGTCTGCAATGAGGTGCTTCTCTATCGGGTAGTAAATGTTCCGGTTGCGGCGCGAAGCTGCCGGCGAGCATCAGGTTTTGCCGCGAGTACGGCAAAACACAACAGTAATGCAGCACGTACCCCGCTGAAATAAATTAGTTCCAAGGAGCGACCGCATGTCCGAAAAACTGAAACTGGACTTATCCCTGATCTTGCCGGACATCCCCGATGAGCGGGATGCCTGCGTGGGACGGCTGAGCGAACTGCTGCAGGCAGGGGGAATGGAGCAGGCGCACGTGACCCGTGAAAATGGCAGCTCCCGCCTTTGCCTGCATTACGATCCACAGCGGTTCAGTGTGAGCCGGGTACGCGAACTGGCTCAGGCCGCCGGGGCGAAAATCGGCACTCGCTATCGTCACGAGAGTCTGCGCATCGACGGTATGGATTGCACGACCTGTGCCACCGTGATTGAGCATGCCCTGCAACGAATCGACGGCGTGCTGGAGGCTTCGGTGAGCTACGCAGCCGAACGCCTGCGCCTGGAATTCGACAGTGAAAAAGTCGAGCGCCGAGTGATCATCCAGCGCATCCAGGCCCTGGGCTATAGCGTGCTGGAAGAAGGCCACGAAGCCGGATGGTTCGCCGAACATCGTGAGCTGGTTATCAGCGGCGTTGCCGGCTTGCTGCTGCTGGCCGGTTGGCTGACCGGCCTTTCCAGTGCGCCGCGTAATGTGGCGCTCGGCCTGTTGCTGGGCGCCTATGCGGCGGGTGGTTTCTACACCCTGCGTGACGCCTGGCAGAGTGTGACGAGCGGCCGCTTCGATATCGATACCCTGATGATCGTCGCGGCGGCCGGCGCGGCGGCGCTCGGTGCCTGGGAAGAGGGAGCGCTGCTGCTGTTCCTGTTTAGCCTCGGGCATGCGCTGGAGCACATGGCCATGGACCGTGCCCGCAAGGCCATCGAGGCCTTGGCGGAACTGGCACCCAAGACCGCCATCGTGCAGCGGGATGGCGTGGAGATCGAAGTCCGGGTGGAGGAACTGCAGCGAGGCGACCGGGTGATCATCAAGCCCGGCCAGCGTATCCCGGCCGACGGCCAAGTGGCGTCTGGCAACTCGGCAGTGGATCAGGCGCCGGTTACCGGCGAGTCCATACCGGTGGACAAACAGCCCGGCGACAAGGTGTTTGCCGCCACGATCAATGGCGAGGGCGCGCTGGTCGTCGAGGTGACGAGGCTGGCGCGAGAGAGTACGTTGGCGCGCATGGTGGAGATGGTGGCCGAGGCGCAGACGCAGAAATCGCCCACGCAGCGCTTTACCGACCGCTTCGAGCGAATTTTCGTGCCCGTCGTGCTGGTGGGCGCCGCCTTGCTCATCGTCCTGCCGCCGCTGTTCGGCTTTCCTTTTGCGGAATCCTTCTACCGTGCCATGGCGGTGCTGGTGGCTGCCTCACCCTGCGCGCTGGCCATCGCCACCCCGTCGGCAGTGCTGTCCGGCATTGCCCGCGCCGCCCGCGCCGGTGTACTGATCAAGGGCGGTGCACATCTGGAGAACCTCGGTCGGCTCACCGCCATCGCTTTCGACAAGACCGGCACGATCACGACTGGGCGGCCGCGGCTGACCGACATCGTGGCCCTCGGTGACGTAACCGAGAAGGAGCTCCTCGCGCTGGCGGCGGCGGTGGAGAGCCGCAGCGGCCACCCCTTGGCGCGGACGATCGTCGAGGCCGCCCGCAAGCGTGGCCTGCGCTGGGAAGAGGCCGCGGAGGCTGAGGCGGTGACAGGACAGGGGATCCGCGCGACCCTTGGCGGCCGGCGCGTCGAGGTCGGCAACCGCAAGCTCTTCGGCAGCGAGGTGGACGCGTGGTTGGCCGGGCGGGTCGATGAGTTGGAGGCGCTCGGCCGCACCACCATGCTGGTACGGGCGGACGGACGCTTTGCCGGCATCCTCGGGCTCATGGACACCCCGCGCGCCGGCGTGCGCGAGATCCTGGAGCGTCTGCACGCGCTGGGTATCGTCGAGATGGTCATGCTGACCGGCGACAACGAGCGCGTGGCGCGTGCGGTGGCGCAAGACGTGGGCTTGAGCGACGTACGGGCCAGCCTGCTGCCCGAAGACAAAGTCACCGCCGTGGCTGAACTCGTCGCACAGCACGGCCAGGTGGCCATGGTGGGCGACGGGGTCAACGATGCCCCGCGCTGGCCCGCGCCACGGTGGGCATCGCCATGGGGGGAGCCGGGAGCGACGTGGCGTTGGAAACGGCGGACATCGCCCTGATGGGCGACGAACTCGACAAGCTGCCCTTCGCCGTCGCCCTGAGCCGTGCCGCGCGCAGGGCGATCCGCCAGAACCTGTTCATCTCGCTCGGAGTGGTGGCCCTCCTGATCCCGGCTACGCTGTTCGGCTGGGCCGGCATCGGTGTAGCTGTGCTCATTCACGAGGGATCGACGCTTGTCGTGGTGATCAATGCGCTGAGATTGCTGACTTATCGTTCTCCGACTGGGGGAAGCGGGCGACTGGCAAGCCAGGAAATTGGCGCTAGGTGACGAAAGGCGAGCCCTTAAGGGCTTCATTGCAAACAGGCACCATCACCCGCTCACGCAGTTCCTTCCCGGCCTTGAAGGTGGGAACCCATTTCGCCGATACCGTGACCGGCTCACCTGTTTTCGGATTGCGAGCCTGGCGGGAAGAACGGTAATTCAGGTGGAAACTGCCGAATCCGCGAATTTCAACGCGGTCACCGTTAACCAACGCGGCATGGATGGCCCCGAGAATCTCCGCCACCGCCATCTCGGCATCCTTCTGCACGAGTTGCGGAAAGCGCTCAGCGAGCAGGAGGATGAGTTCGGAGCGGGTCATGCCGATATTTTACCTGAGGCGGCTTTTGCCCAACCGGAGTGAATCAGCCGTAGGTGTTTCCGCAGGGGTTGATGCGCGGGAAAGTCGCGAGAGCATGAATTGTCGGAATGTCCCGATGTTCATGGAGAAGCGCCATCATGGCCCACCCCAACGCCCATCCCGTTGTCGCCGTGCAGGGCGGCGTAACCGCTGCGCCGACCCTGCTGGGGCAAGGCCCCGCCCGCATTCCTACCGGCGGCAAGATCCGCGCCGGCATCAAGGTGCTCACCAAGAAGGCCGCCGGAGAGCCCCGTGCCAAGGCGATCTACGACCAGGGCGTGGCCGCGGGCCAGTCCTTCGAACAGATCGAGCGTGCCATCGCCGAAGCCTTGCCTAACCTCAAGACGCCGCTGGTGCCACGCAACGTCCCGTGGTTCACCGTGCGGGCCCAGGACTTTCCCAATCACGATATCGCCCGGGATATTCTGGAAGCCTATGGCGAGGACCGGGGCGAAGGCCGGCGCCTGTACCGGTTCCCGGTAGTGTTCCCCTCCGACTACTGGCAGACCGTGATGCCGCACGAGTTGGCGGCCTGGGGTGCGCACGAAAAGCACTACTGGTCGCAATACTCGGCCGATGGCCGGGTGCGCCACTGCATGTGCCATGCCCCGGTGCCGGTCGACGAGACGGGCCGGCGCACCATTCGCCTCTTCGGGGGCGCAAGACCATGATCCGCGAAGACAACGGCGGCCTTTGCGAACCCGAGGCCTGCTGCGAGTATCAGCAGCGCCAGTGCAACCTCACCGGCCGCTTCCTGTTCTTCATCCCCGGCATCCGGTCGATCAGCGCCTTCGAACTGCATACCAACAGCTTCTATGCGATGAA
This genomic window contains:
- a CDS encoding heavy metal translocating P-type ATPase, which translates into the protein MSEKLKLDLSLILPDIPDERDACVGRLSELLQAGGMEQAHVTRENGSSRLCLHYDPQRFSVSRVRELAQAAGAKIGTRYRHESLRIDGMDCTTCATVIEHALQRIDGVLEASVSYAAERLRLEFDSEKVERRVIIQRIQALGYSVLEEGHEAGWFAEHRELVISGVAGLLLLAGWLTGLSSAPRNVALGLLLGAYAAGGFYTLRDAWQSVTSGRFDIDTLMIVAAAGAAALGAWEEGALLLFLFSLGHALEHMAMDRARKAIEALAELAPKTAIVQRDGVEIEVRVEELQRGDRVIIKPGQRIPADGQVASGNSAVDQAPVTGESIPVDKQPGDKVFAATINGEGALVVEVTRLARESTLARMVEMVAEAQTQKSPTQRFTDRFERIFVPVVLVGAALLIVLPPLFGFPFAESFYRAMAVLVAASPCALAIATPSAVLSGIARAARAGVLIKGGAHLENLGRLTAIAFDKTGTITTGRPRLTDIVALGDVTEKELLALAAAVESRSGHPLARTIVEAARKRGLRWEEAAEAEAVTGQGIRATLGGRRVEVGNRKLFGSEVDAWLAGRVDELEALGRTTMLVRADGRFAGILGLMDTPRAGVREILERLHALGIVEMVMLTGDNERVARAVAQDVGLSDVRASLLPEDKVTAVAELVAQHGQVAMVGDGVNDAPRWPAPRWASPWGEPGATWRWKRRTSP
- a CDS encoding MgtC/SapB family protein, whose amino-acid sequence is MDIETELLYTSRMILAAVIGGLIGLERERHASDAGIRTFMAISMGSCAFSLISVHVGGDPTRIAAQIVTGIGFIGAGVIFQDKGGVAGLTTAATLWATAAVGMASAFGMYVLAIVTGGLILATLALHHLPGWKRLREKNGKQDHPE
- a CDS encoding integration host factor subunit beta, producing MTRSELILLLAERFPQLVQKDAEMAVAEILGAIHAALVNGDRVEIRGFGSFHLNYRSSRQARNPKTGEPVTVSAKWVPTFKAGKELRERVMVPVCNEALKGSPFVT